CAAGTAGTTTCATAACCAAATTCTTCTACCATTTGCATACCAACTTTGTGGCTAAATATATGTGCTAAAGAAAACGAAATGCTGTACAAAGCCATATATTATCCTTGATTTCCTTTTTCTGCTCTTTCTATTGCAAAAGAATTTGAAAATGGAAAAGCAATCATTTCTCCAGTTGACATTAATAATATTCCAATTACTAGAACTCCACCCCAACCAAATAAGTTTAAAATAATAAAACTTACAGCTACTAAAAACAAGCCGAGCGCAATCAATGTAACTTTAGAAACATTAGTATCTTCTAACCATTTTATAAGTGGCATTTCAAATATAAAAATAAAGAATCCACTTAAACCCATTAATAATCCAATTTCTAATTCAGATAAAAAGTGATGATCTTTATAATACAAAGGCATTGTAGAAAAGTATTGCATAAATACAAATCCGAAAATAAACATCGCCACAAAAAACACCCAAAAAGCTTTGTCTTCGTAGGCAGAATCAGGGTTTTCAACTGTTACTTGATCTAGTACTTTTGCTTTTTTAGGATGTAAAACTTTCAACAATAAAAAAGCAGCTAATACACATGTAATTCCATCTGTCCAGAATAATCCTTCATAACCAATTCCTGTTATTATTAAACCTCCAATTGCTGGTCCTGCAGAAAAACCTAAGTTAATTGCCAAACGAATTAAAGTTACCGAACGTGTTTTATTTTCGGGTTTACTATACGCACTTAAAGCAACAAACATTGCTGGTCTAAAGGCATCTGCAACTAACATAACAACAAAAATACCAAAACAAAATTCATGAAAAGTTGTTGCATATTGTAGAAAAACGAATAGAATTCCTGTTAAAAGCAGACTTACCAACATTACTTTATAATACCCAATTTTGTCTGTTAATTTTCCACCAATCCAAGTACCAACAACAGAGCCTAATCCAAAGAAAGACATTATCCAACCAATATCTGGTAAAGAAAAATGTAGATCTTCATTTAAATATAAAGACAAAAAAGGAATTACCATTGTTCCTGATCTGTTGATAAAAGTGATCAGTGATAGCCACCAAACTTCTATAGAGAGACCTCTAAAAGTATTTATGTAATTGTTGTATAGTTTTTTCATAGTTTGGTTGGTTTATGCACTAAAATAAATTGAGTACAAGATTTACTAAAAATAAAAAAGTCCGACTGTGAAGTCGGACTTTTATAATTGCTTGATTTTATATTGATATCATCAAAACATATAAACACACCGACCTTCTCGCTTTTTACACGATAACTTGGTAATATATGTATAGACTTTCCTCATTTTATTTTTATTAATGGTTCAAAACTACATAAAATATTTGAATATTGTATTTTTGATGCATAAATTTATTTAAAATGAAAAAAATAACAATTCTACTATTTTCACTTTTGATGTTACTTTCTTGTGGAAGTCAAAAATCTTTTCAAAGTTTTTTTAATGACCATAAAAGAGATTTAGGTGTTACTGCTTTTCAAGTACCAAATTTTATGAGAGCTTTATTAACGAACATTTCTCCAGAAATAAATAACTTGTTTGGTAATGTTAAAGATTTTAAATTTATCACTTTTACTGATATTTCAGCTTTTAAACAACAGGCATTAATTCAAGAAATGGATTTAATGACAAATAATAATTTCACAGATATTTTAAGTACAAATACTGTCGAAAAGACAAAAATAATTTCTGTAAAAGAAGATGGAGATGTGGTTACACAAGCCATTATTTTTAATTCTACTTTAGCAAAAACATCTGTTATTTATTTAAAAGGTAGGTTTGACCCTAATAAATTAAAGCACCTTTCAGAAACAAATCAATTTGAGAATTTATCAAATAGTTTAATTCAAAATTATCAACCAAAAGCAATAACTCCAGGTTTTAACCCTAATTAAAAATGAAAAAAGTACTATTTATATTCTCTTTACTATTAATAATGACCTCTTGTAATTCACAAGGTAAACGTCCTTTAATGGGAGATACTGATTATCAAAAAGAATTAAATGCAAGTTATAAAGACGCATCAAAATCACCTTTAAAGAAGAAGGATTTAAGAAAATTTAATGGGTTAGAATTTTTCGATATAGACTCAACTTTTATCGTAAAAGCAGAATTTACCAAAATTGAAAATGCGCCAACTTTTGAAATGGCAACAACCACAGACAGAAAACCTTTGTACAAAAAATATGGTTTATTAAACTTTACATTAAATGGTGAAAATTGTGAATTAACCATTTATCAAAGTCAAGATGATTTGCGTGATAAAAAATATAAAGACTATTTGTTTTTACCATTTACAGATGATACTTCTGGAAACGAATCTTATGGTGGTGGACGTTATATGGATGTGATGACCACAGATATAACTGAAGATAATACGGTGCTTTTAAACTTTAACAACACATATAACCCTTATTGTGCTTATAATGATAAATATTCTTGCCCGTTAACACCTCGAAAAAATCATTTAGATGTTGAAATAAAAGCTGGAATTAAAGTTTTTAAAAAACATTAAAAATAACCGGTTGTGCATTTTGTAACTAAAAAGAATCAAAATGCACAATTGGTCAAAGAATATTAATTCATTTTCTTATTGGTAATATAAAAACCATAGACAAAAGTAAAAATAACTTTGAAACCAAAGAATTTTCTCCATTTACCATCAGCAAAATTATTTTGATTTACTGTTTCAAAGTCTCCTGAAAAAATTTCTGAAGAGTTATTCATCAATAAAGAAACTATTGTAACTATTATAAAAAATGGAATGGCAACTTTTGCGAAATTTACCCAAAAAAGTTTGGTTTTCATTCTTGCAAAAATAATTTTCGCTCCCTCTACAAAGTTTTTTATGAAATTTTTTATAAAGTCCATTATTTTAATTTTTGATTGTTGTGATGACGATCGTGATCGCGTTTTGTTTTAATATCTAATTTATTTTCGAAAGCGTCTTGTAAATTGATACCTGTTTGGTTTGCTAAACATAAAACAACAAACATAACATCTGCTAATTCTTCTCCTAAATCTTTATTTTTATCAGATTCCTTTTCACTTTGCTCTCCATAACGTCTTGCAATAATACGTGCAACTTCACCAACTTCTTCTGTTAATTGTGCCATGTTTGTTAACTCGTTAAAATAACGAACTCCATGAGCTTTAATCCAATCGTCAACTTGTTTTTGTGCGTTTTCTATGTTCATTTTTCTTTATTGAAAGATTAAGAATTTAAAGAGTCAAAGATAGAAATTCTCGAATGATTTAGTTTGTTTCTAAATTTATTTTCTGATAACTTCGCTTATTTAAATTTAAGCTAAAATTCTATGAAATTTCATAAATTCATTCCGCTATTACTTCTAATTATATTTATTTCTTGTCAAAAAGAAAAAGAGGAAGTAAAAAGACCTAACATCATTTTTTTTATGATTGATGATTGTAGTGCTGTAGAACTTTCTAGTTACGCGACATCAAATCATCCATCTGGTAATAAAACACCAGTAATTGATGCGCTAGCAAATGAAGGAATGAAATTTACAACTTGTTGGGCATCTCCACTTTGTATGCCAGCGAGAGCAATGTTAATGTCTGGTAAATATGGGGCAAAAACAAATGTTTATGGTAATAAATTAAGTTTACATAGTCGCAATTTCCCTGATGAACATAAACCAATGTCTAAAGTTTTAAAAGAAGCGGGTTACGAAACAGCAATCTCAGGAAAATGGCATTTACCAGGAAGTGTAGAGCAAGAAGCATATGGTTTGGATGAATATTCTTTATTGGGTGGTTATTATACACCTGCTAAAGAGAAAATTGTTTGGGATGGACCTTGGTTTTCTTGGTCAAACCCATCAAAAACTTTTAAAGACAAAGCTGTAATTGGTAGTAAAAGGGGGCAATATCCTGCTATTTACTGGAATGGTTGCGTAATTGAAAACGGCAAACTGAAACCAAGTAATGCTAACACCTTTGCACCGGATCTTTGTCAAGAATTTGCAATAGATTATGTAAAAAGAAAAAGAGACAAACCTTTCTTTTTATATTATCCAATGGTTCTACCTCACGATCCTTGGTTTGAAACACCAGACGCAAATAGCCCAACAGGTAGATCAAAACCAGGTTTTAACTCGCAAATTAAACGTTTAGAATATTATGTTGACGAATTAGTTACAAACCTTAAAGAAGCTAATGTTTACGATAACACAATTATCATATTTACAGCGGACAACGCAACTTTAGCTAACGGTAAAGGTTCTTGTTCTGAACTTGGAGTTAGAGTACCATTAATTGTTTTTGGAGGTGCGTTAAAAAACAAAGGAGTAAGTGATGTAATGGTAGATTTTACAGATATGTATCCTACAGTTTTAGAAATGGCGGGTATTGATGTTTCTGAAATGAAAGAATTAGACGGAACAAGTTTTAAATCAATTTTAGATAACAAACCTTATCAAGGAAAACCTTTTGTTTTTAGTTTTTTAGATATGGAACGTACAGTTAGAACTAAAGATTATATGATGGACGGATTTGGAGGTGTCTGGAAATGTGCAACTTCTGGAAACTTATTAGATTACATCCCTTTAGAAGAGAATGAAGAGACGGAAAAAATTAGAGCAGAACTACTACAACTTATAGAACCTTATCAGACACCTTCAACAGAAATGTTTGGCGAAAAAAGGATTAATAATGCAAGTAATAATTTTAAATGGCCAACTTTTCATCCGACTACTTTAGCAGCTCACCGAAATGGAAATTCTTGGATGAACAACCCAAGAAGGTTTAAAGAATAATTTTTATTAATTCCAAATAACTAAAACTGATAAAAGTCACTATTTTAAAGGAATAAAGAAAATACTTTTATGTGTTTAAACAGACACTTAAAATTCAACTTTATCCTCTATCTTTTGAAAAAAACGATCTATTTTCTATTCATTTTATTATCTCCAATTTTCATTTTCAGTCAAAATAAAAACACAAAAAAACTTTCTTTCTCCGGAGATTTTAGATTTAGAGCAGAACAAGATTGGGACTCACAAAAATCGGATGGCATTTATAGAAACGATAGAACTAGACTAAGATACAGAGCTCGTTTTGGAGTTGCATATAAATACTCTGATTGGATTTCATTAGGAATAAGACTTAGGACAGGAAATCCTAAAAAACAACAAGACCCTCAATTAACA
The window above is part of the Polaribacter sp. SA4-12 genome. Proteins encoded here:
- a CDS encoding DUF4252 domain-containing protein; translated protein: MKKITILLFSLLMLLSCGSQKSFQSFFNDHKRDLGVTAFQVPNFMRALLTNISPEINNLFGNVKDFKFITFTDISAFKQQALIQEMDLMTNNNFTDILSTNTVEKTKIISVKEDGDVVTQAIIFNSTLAKTSVIYLKGRFDPNKLKHLSETNQFENLSNSLIQNYQPKAITPGFNPN
- a CDS encoding nucleotide pyrophosphohydrolase; translated protein: MNIENAQKQVDDWIKAHGVRYFNELTNMAQLTEEVGEVARIIARRYGEQSEKESDKNKDLGEELADVMFVVLCLANQTGINLQDAFENKLDIKTKRDHDRHHNNQKLK
- a CDS encoding DUF1684 domain-containing protein, which encodes MKKVLFIFSLLLIMTSCNSQGKRPLMGDTDYQKELNASYKDASKSPLKKKDLRKFNGLEFFDIDSTFIVKAEFTKIENAPTFEMATTTDRKPLYKKYGLLNFTLNGENCELTIYQSQDDLRDKKYKDYLFLPFTDDTSGNESYGGGRYMDVMTTDITEDNTVLLNFNNTYNPYCAYNDKYSCPLTPRKNHLDVEIKAGIKVFKKH
- a CDS encoding sulfatase-like hydrolase/transferase, coding for MKFHKFIPLLLLIIFISCQKEKEEVKRPNIIFFMIDDCSAVELSSYATSNHPSGNKTPVIDALANEGMKFTTCWASPLCMPARAMLMSGKYGAKTNVYGNKLSLHSRNFPDEHKPMSKVLKEAGYETAISGKWHLPGSVEQEAYGLDEYSLLGGYYTPAKEKIVWDGPWFSWSNPSKTFKDKAVIGSKRGQYPAIYWNGCVIENGKLKPSNANTFAPDLCQEFAIDYVKRKRDKPFFLYYPMVLPHDPWFETPDANSPTGRSKPGFNSQIKRLEYYVDELVTNLKEANVYDNTIIIFTADNATLANGKGSCSELGVRVPLIVFGGALKNKGVSDVMVDFTDMYPTVLEMAGIDVSEMKELDGTSFKSILDNKPYQGKPFVFSFLDMERTVRTKDYMMDGFGGVWKCATSGNLLDYIPLEENEETEKIRAELLQLIEPYQTPSTEMFGEKRINNASNNFKWPTFHPTTLAAHRNGNSWMNNPRRFKE